A stretch of Nilaparvata lugens isolate BPH chromosome 12, ASM1435652v1, whole genome shotgun sequence DNA encodes these proteins:
- the LOC111051185 gene encoding branched-chain-amino-acid aminotransferase, cytosolic-like → MVKYSGLARRLLRSTLVAEINGNLLSISTSTSVIQSRNQSSSSSLKLKDSFKHSTDISVRLASPDRLQPKPDVSQLRFGKQFTDHMLRIEYHASAGGWQAPIIQPLEYISLHPAAKVLHYAVELFEGMKAYRGVDGRIRIFRPDLNMERMNLSAARAGLPQFDNEELIKCLNRLVSIDQEWVPHSEAASLYIRPTLIGTEPTLGIGASESALLYVILSPVASYFGPSFKPVSLMADPQFIRAWPGGCGDRKMGSNYAPTIHIGSIAQQKGFDQVLWLYGEDEQVTEAGTMNIFFLIINDDGEKELITPPLNGLILPGVTRISIIQLMEQWNEVKVNQRKITMAEVCKLNSENRILEMFGAGTAVVICPVDVIGYRDSYVELPTMRDQQNSLWFKLLTTLTGIQYGRVIHPWGRPIDE, encoded by the exons ATGGTGAAATACTCAGGATTAGCTCGCCGACTGCTGAGGTCAACATTAGTAGCTGAG ataaaTGGCAACCTCCTATCAATAAGCACATCAACATCAGTGATCCAATCAAGGAATCAAAGTTCAAGCAGCTCTTTGAAACTGAAAGATTCTTTCAAG CACTCAACAGACATTTCTGTGCGACTGGCGTCACCCGACCGACTTCAGCCGAAACCGGACGTATCGCAACTGCGCTTCGGCAAGCAGTTCACAGACCACATGCTGCGCATAGAGTACCACGCATCGGCCGGCGGCTGGCAGGCGCCCATCATTCAGCCACTCGAGTACATTTCCCTGCATCCCGCCGCTAAGGTGCTTCATTATGCCGTCGAG TTATTCGAAGGCATGAAGGCATACAGAGGTGTGGACGGGCGCATCCGCATCTTCCGCCCCGACCTCAACATGGAGCGCATGAATTTGTCAGCTGCGCGCGCAGGTCTGCCCCAATTCGACAACGAGGAACTCATCAAGTGCCTTAACCGCCTCGTCAGCATCGACCAAGAGTGGGTGCCTCACTCGGAGGCCGCCAGTCTATATATACGGCCTACGCTCATCGGCACTGAG CCCACACTAGGTATCGGTGCTTCAGAGTCGGCGCTGCTGTACGTGATTCTGAGCCCAGTTGCCTCCTACTTTGGCCCCAGCTTTAAGCCAGTCTCCCTGATGGCCGACCCCCAATTTATCCGCGCCTGGCCGGGGGGATGTGGTGACAGGAAAATGGGATCCAACTATGCGCCTACCATACATATCGGG TCGATAGCTCAGCAGAAGGGATTCGACCAAGTGCTGTGGCTCTATGGTGAAGACGAACAAGTGACCGAAGCTGGAACTATGAATATATTCTTCCTAATCATCAACGACGATGGAG AAAAAGAGCTAATCACACCTCCATTGAATGGACTGATCCTGCCCGGAGTCACAAGGATATCCATCATTCAACTGATGGAGCAATGGAACGAGGTCAAAGTCAACCAACGCAAAATCACAATGGCCGAAGTCTGCAAACTCAACAGTGAAAATAGG ATACTGGAAATGTTTGGAGCCGGTACAGCGGTAGTGATATGTCCGGTCGATGTGATTGGCTACCGAGACAGCTACGTGGAACTACCCACAATGCGTGATCAGCAGAATTCACTCTGGTTCAAGCTACTGACAACGCTCACAGGCATCCAGTACGGACGAGTCATACATCCCTGGGGCAGACCCATTGACGAATGA